From a region of the Odontesthes bonariensis isolate fOdoBon6 chromosome 4, fOdoBon6.hap1, whole genome shotgun sequence genome:
- the LOC142378363 gene encoding dynactin subunit 6-like, whose product MTDKLNAQKSVKIAAGAVVCVESEIRGDVTIGPRTVVHPKARIIAEAGPIVIGEGNLIEEQALIRNSYPENITPDSEMEPKTMTIGVNNVFEVGCVSQALKIGDNNVIESKADVGRNVILTSGCIIGAFCQVNTCEVIPENTVIYGSGCMRRVQTERPQPQTLQLDFLMKILPNYHHLKKTVKLGPATSSS is encoded by the exons ATGACAGACAAATTGAATGCCCAGAAAAG CGTCAAGATAGCAGCTGGAGCCGTAGTTTGTGTCGAAAGCGAAATCAGAGGAGATGTTACTATTG GCCCCAGGACAGTGGTCCACCCCAAAGCTCGCATCATTGCAGAGGCAGGACCCATCGTGATAGGAGAGGGCAACTTGATCGAAGAGCAAGCTCTGATCAGAAACAG TTACCCGGAAAACATCACACCGGACTCTGAGATGGAACCAAAGACGATGACCATTGGTGTCAATAATGTATTTGAAGTTGGCTGCG TATCGCAAGCCCTGAAAATTGGCGACAATAACGTGATCGAATCAAAAG CTGATGTTGGCAGGAATGTGATCCTGACCAGTGGCTGCATCATCGGAGCCTTCTGCCAGGTCAACACCTGCGAGGTGATACCTGAGAACACGGTCATCTATGGCTCTGGGTGTATGAGGAGGGTTCAGACAGAGAGACCACAG CCCCAGACTCTTCAGCTGGACTTTCTAATGAAGATTTTGCCAAACTACCACCATTTGAAGAAAACCGTTAAACTGGGCCCCGCCACTAGCTCGAGTTGA